The Hirundo rustica isolate bHirRus1 chromosome 24, bHirRus1.pri.v3, whole genome shotgun sequence genome includes a window with the following:
- the GPR61 gene encoding G-protein coupled receptor 61: MEPFLPSPWGWNGSRGGSRPPNSTAEAKPKDVASKSVGLFFMVLLDVTAIVGNAAVMTVIAKTPALRKFVFVFHLCLVDFLAALTLMPLEMLSGSAVFESPGLGEAVCRVYLFLSVCLTSMCILSISTVNVERYYYVVHPLRYEVRMTAGLVAGVLAGVWLKAVATSLVPVLGWLSPDRPPAPGAHGCSLQWSRGPSCKVFVVFFAAFYFVLPLLIIVVVYCGMFKVARVAAMHHGPPPTWMETPRRRSVSLSSRSTMVTTSGAPRTTPQRMFGGGKAAVVLLAVGGQFLFCWLPYFSFQLYTALSTRPLAGPAAETVVTWLGFCCFTSNPFFYGCLNRQIRGELGRLLTCFFKQPPEEDLRLPSREGSIEENFLQFLQSTGRPPDPPSSERNLPPVDFRIPGQIEEEAAEGMEWGGGSGAFMPVAGSAKAGL; the protein is encoded by the coding sequence ATGGAGCCCTTCCTGCCCTCGCCGTGGGGCTGGAATGGCTCTAGAGGGGGGTCCCGGCCCCCCAACAGCACAGCCGAGGCCAAGCCCAAGGACGTGGCCTCCAAGTCTGTGGGGCTGTTCTTCATGGTGCTGCTGGACGTCACGGCCATCGTGGGCAACGCCGCCGTCATGACGGTCATCGCCAAGACGCCGGCGCTGCGCAAGTTCGTCTTTGTGTTCCACCTGTGCCTGGTGGATTTCCTGGCCGCCCTCACGCTGATGCCGCTGGAGATGCTGTCGGGCTCGGCCGTGTTcgagagcccagggctgggcgAGGCCGTGTGCCGCGTGTACCTGTTCCTCAGCGTGTGCCTCACCTCCATGTGCATCCTCTCCATCTCCACCGTCAACGTGGAGCGCTACTACTACGTGGTGCACCCGCTGCGCTACGAGGTGCGGATGACCGCGGGGCTGGTGGCCGGGGTGCTGGCCGGCGTGTGGCTCAAGGCCGTGGCCACCTCGCTGGTGCCCGTGCTGGGCTGGTTGTCCCCCGACCGCCCGCCGGCGCCCGGCGCTCACGGCTGCTCCTTGCAGTGGAGCCGTGGGCCGTCCTGCAAGGTCTTCGTGGTCTTCTTCGCCGCCTTCTACTTCGTCCTGCCCCTCCTCATCATCGTCGTGGTTTACTGCGGCATGTTCAAGGTGGCGCGGGTGGCGGCCATGCACCACGGCCCGCCGCCCACCTGGATGGAGACGCCGCGCCGGCGCTCGGTGTCCCTCAGCAGCCGCTCCACCATGGTCACCACCTCGGGGGCTCCACGGACCACCCCGCAGAGGATGTTTGGCGGGGGCAAGGCGGCTGTCGTGCTGCTGGCCGTGGGCGGCCAGTTCCTCTTCTGCTGGTTGCCCTACTTCTCCTTCCAGCTGTACACGGCGCTGAGCACTCGGCCCTTGGCCGGGCCGGCGGCTGAGACTGTGGTCACCTGGCTGGGGTTCTGCTGCTTCACCTCCAACCCCTTCTTCTACGGCTGCCTCAACCGTCAGATCCGCGGGGAGCTCGGCCGGCTCCTCACCTGCTTCTTCAAGCAGCCCCCCGAGGAGGACCTGAGGCTGCCGAGCCGTGAGGGCTCCATCGAGGAGAACTTTCTACAGTTCCTCCAGAGCACCGGGCGCCCACCAGATCCCCCCAGCTCCGAGAGGAACCTGCCCCCCGTGGATTTCCGCATCCCGGGGCAGATCGAGGAGGAGGCGGCCGAGGGGATGGAGTGGGGTGGAGGGAGCGGGGCGTTCATGCCCGTGGCGGGCTCTGCCAAAGCGGGGCTGTAG